In Phenylobacterium zucineum HLK1, one DNA window encodes the following:
- a CDS encoding cupin domain-containing protein, whose protein sequence is MRSFAVLIPLSLLAAPAAAQPAVGPLVRPIAVIEATLTGQPISPPSGPVRVTVSETTIAPGERLPPHKHPYPRIVQVLSGRLKVTHLDTGTVSEPAPGDWLVDSVDQWHEGVVVGDEPVRLLTIDQAPPGAAVTVPRP, encoded by the coding sequence ATGCGCAGCTTCGCCGTTCTCATCCCCCTCTCGCTGCTGGCCGCGCCCGCCGCGGCCCAGCCGGCCGTCGGGCCGCTGGTCAGGCCCATCGCCGTGATCGAGGCCACCCTCACCGGCCAGCCGATCTCGCCGCCGTCCGGCCCGGTGCGGGTGACCGTCTCGGAGACGACGATCGCCCCCGGCGAACGCCTGCCGCCGCACAAGCACCCGTACCCGCGGATCGTCCAGGTGCTGTCGGGCCGCCTGAAGGTCACCCACCTCGATACGGGGACGGTCAGCGAGCCGGCCCCCGGCGACTGGCTGGTGGACTCCGTGGACCAGTGGCACGAAGGCGTCGTCGTCGGAGACGAGCCGGTGCGCCTGCTGACCATCGACCAGGCGCCGCCCGGCGCGGCCGTCACCGTCCCCAGGCCCTAG
- a CDS encoding TonB-dependent receptor domain-containing protein, whose product MIFKPSLLASSILSSAAALAALAAAQPAAAQDAAADVAVEELVVTGSRIRLQDFTAPAPVSTVTGEAIERSGLTNVTDLMQSYPALVGSTDSQDLANAGNRGSVGLNLLNLRNLGEKRTLVLVDGRRHVAGDPGTSSVDTNAIPVALIDRVEVLTGGASAVYGADGVSGVVNFITKKNFEGLDVRTQYGWSDLGGGETAFISAVGGKNFLDGRANVTAALEYSNTDAIDPRDRKFSRPGSREVLVNNPMRYNDGLDASVWGTYDLSFARDVRYIDTATGGAVFSNNNSDSISGANFQGNGQPWRDGLYAGGFSMIGGSGTPTDLFQTELLPGLERWTGYVAGTFELTDNHRLFGEFKYNNARTSFTSQPTFDYGIFVPIDNPFMPESIRESALAPGGLATADSWLPDPGVLVGRDNFDLGQVRRDVERETFRSVIGLEGDFTPDIAYSLSYTYGQTKEDNRELNNRNNLRWFAAIDAVRDPASGNIVCRSSLDPSAIPYGDLYGNGIDAAAWAGAYAPNASGCVPVNIFGESVSDEARAWINGVARSSAKIEQHVLNGYVSGNTEAFFRLPAGPVGFVLGAEYRKEKSRFTPSDEELLGAQYGYDVTWLGQGAISTGAFDVYELFGELAVPVLRDLPFVQSLDVNAAYRFSDYSTISTTNTWNLGGQWRVNDDLMIRGSRARAVRAPNINELFLPQTQTFRTITDPCDYRNVEAGSQYRLANCIADLGFDPIATQFINTTSSSVEGVVGGNPDLGPEKGDTWTLGAVFTPRFAPGLSLSLDWYRIRLTDAVNLFTANTIIESCYDLEQPNDFCNLFTRDASTRFVDSFQEYSVNVSKYETEGFDFVAQYRFRPTDFGLSRDIGEFQLALAANRTTKLEFTEVEGADPSSELGYVGAPKWQANFDLTWMWNDLMVNYGFNWFDETKRYTDERRASSPNYVPEEYWYYSERATHDIQVQYNLQDRYALYGGVNNFTNQLPDRGTTGVNSTGAAAFTSGATPVGPLGRFFYVGLKASF is encoded by the coding sequence ATGATCTTCAAGCCGAGCCTTCTTGCCTCCTCCATCCTCTCCAGCGCCGCGGCGCTCGCGGCGCTCGCCGCCGCCCAGCCCGCCGCGGCCCAGGACGCGGCCGCCGACGTCGCCGTCGAGGAGCTGGTGGTCACCGGCTCGCGCATCCGCCTGCAGGACTTCACCGCCCCCGCCCCGGTGAGCACCGTCACCGGCGAGGCGATCGAACGCTCCGGCCTCACCAATGTCACCGACCTGATGCAGAGCTACCCGGCGCTGGTCGGCTCGACCGACAGCCAGGACCTGGCGAACGCCGGCAACCGCGGCTCGGTCGGCCTGAACCTGCTCAACCTGCGCAACCTGGGCGAAAAGCGCACCCTGGTCCTGGTGGACGGCCGCCGCCACGTGGCGGGCGATCCCGGCACCTCCTCGGTCGACACCAACGCCATCCCGGTGGCCCTGATCGACCGGGTCGAAGTGCTGACCGGCGGCGCCTCGGCCGTCTACGGCGCCGACGGCGTCTCGGGCGTGGTCAACTTCATCACCAAGAAGAACTTCGAGGGCCTGGACGTCCGTACGCAATACGGCTGGTCCGACCTCGGCGGCGGCGAGACCGCCTTCATCAGCGCCGTCGGCGGCAAGAACTTCCTCGACGGCCGCGCGAACGTGACCGCGGCCCTGGAGTACTCCAACACCGACGCCATCGATCCGCGCGACCGCAAGTTCTCGCGTCCGGGCTCGCGCGAGGTGCTGGTCAACAACCCCATGCGCTACAACGACGGCCTCGACGCCTCGGTGTGGGGGACCTACGACCTCAGCTTCGCGCGCGACGTGCGCTACATCGACACCGCGACCGGTGGCGCGGTCTTCTCGAACAACAACTCGGACTCGATCTCGGGGGCCAACTTCCAGGGCAACGGCCAGCCCTGGCGCGACGGCCTGTACGCCGGCGGCTTCTCGATGATCGGCGGCTCGGGCACGCCCACCGACCTCTTCCAGACCGAGCTGCTGCCGGGGCTGGAGCGCTGGACCGGCTACGTGGCCGGCACGTTCGAGCTCACCGACAACCACCGCCTGTTCGGCGAGTTCAAGTACAACAACGCCAGGACGTCCTTCACGTCCCAGCCGACGTTCGACTACGGCATCTTCGTTCCGATCGACAATCCGTTCATGCCGGAGAGCATCCGCGAGAGCGCGCTGGCGCCCGGCGGGCTGGCGACGGCCGATTCCTGGCTGCCCGATCCGGGCGTGCTGGTGGGCCGCGACAACTTCGACCTCGGCCAGGTGCGCCGCGACGTCGAGCGCGAGACCTTCCGGTCGGTGATCGGCCTGGAAGGGGACTTCACCCCCGACATCGCCTACAGCCTGTCCTACACCTACGGCCAGACCAAGGAAGACAACCGGGAGCTCAACAACCGGAACAACCTGCGCTGGTTCGCCGCCATCGACGCGGTGCGCGACCCGGCCAGCGGGAACATCGTCTGCCGCTCCAGCCTCGATCCGTCGGCCATCCCGTACGGCGATCTCTACGGCAACGGCATCGACGCGGCCGCCTGGGCGGGAGCCTATGCGCCGAACGCCTCGGGCTGCGTGCCGGTGAACATCTTCGGCGAGAGCGTCTCGGACGAGGCGCGCGCCTGGATCAACGGCGTCGCCCGCTCCTCGGCCAAGATCGAGCAGCACGTGCTGAACGGTTACGTCTCGGGCAACACCGAGGCCTTCTTCCGCCTGCCGGCCGGCCCGGTCGGCTTCGTGCTGGGCGCCGAGTACCGCAAGGAGAAGAGCCGCTTCACGCCTTCGGACGAGGAGCTGCTGGGCGCGCAGTACGGCTATGACGTCACCTGGCTCGGCCAGGGCGCGATCAGCACCGGCGCGTTCGACGTCTACGAGCTGTTCGGCGAACTGGCGGTCCCGGTCCTGCGCGACCTGCCGTTCGTCCAGTCGCTGGACGTGAACGCCGCCTACCGGTTCTCGGACTATTCGACGATCAGCACGACCAACACCTGGAACCTCGGCGGACAGTGGCGGGTCAACGACGACCTGATGATCCGCGGCAGCCGCGCCCGGGCGGTCCGCGCGCCGAACATCAACGAGCTGTTCCTGCCGCAGACCCAGACGTTCCGCACGATCACCGACCCGTGCGATTACCGGAACGTCGAGGCGGGCAGCCAGTACCGCCTGGCCAACTGCATCGCCGACCTGGGCTTCGACCCGATCGCGACCCAGTTCATCAACACCACCTCCTCGTCGGTGGAAGGCGTGGTCGGCGGCAACCCGGACCTCGGCCCGGAGAAGGGCGACACCTGGACCCTCGGCGCGGTCTTCACGCCGCGCTTCGCGCCCGGCCTGTCGCTCTCGCTGGACTGGTACCGCATCCGGCTGACCGACGCGGTGAACCTGTTCACCGCCAACACCATCATCGAGAGCTGTTACGACCTCGAACAGCCGAACGACTTCTGCAACCTGTTCACCCGCGACGCGTCCACCCGCTTCGTGGACTCGTTCCAGGAGTACTCGGTGAACGTCTCGAAGTACGAGACCGAGGGCTTCGACTTCGTGGCCCAGTACCGCTTCCGTCCGACGGACTTCGGCCTGTCGCGGGATATCGGCGAATTCCAGCTCGCGCTGGCCGCCAACCGCACCACCAAGCTCGAGTTCACCGAGGTGGAGGGCGCCGATCCGTCGAGCGAGCTGGGCTACGTGGGCGCGCCCAAGTGGCAGGCCAACTTCGACCTGACCTGGATGTGGAACGACCTGATGGTCAACTACGGGTTCAACTGGTTCGACGAGACCAAGCGCTACACCGACGAGCGCCGCGCCTCGAGCCCGAACTACGTGCCCGAGGAGTACTGGTACTACTCGGAGCGGGCGACCCACGACATCCAGGTGCAGTACAACCTGCAGGACCGATACGCCCTCTACGGCGGGGTGAACAACTTCACCAACCAGCTGCCCGACCGCGGCACGACCGGCGTGAACTCGACCGGCGCCGCCGCCTTCACCTCGGGCGCCACGCCCGTGGGGCCGCTGGGCCGGTTCTTCTACGTGGGCCTGAAGGCCAGCTTCTAG
- the carB gene encoding carbamoyl-phosphate synthase large subunit, with protein sequence MPKRTDISSILIIGAGPIVIGQACEFDYSGVQACKALRAEGYRIVLVNSNPATIMTDPEIADATYIEPITPEMVEKIIAKERPDALLPTMGGQTALNTALALERTGVLAKYGVEMIGARADVIDKAEDRQKFRDAMDAIGLESPRSQVAHTLEEAMAGLEQVGLPAIIRPSFTLAGTGGGIAYNVEEFKEIVERGLDLSPTTEVLIEESVLGWKEYEMEVVRDRADNCIIVCSIENVDPMGVHTGDSITVAPALTLADKEYQRMRAASIAVLREIGVETGGSNVQFAVNPADGRMVVIEMNPRVSRSSALASKATGFPIAKVAARLAVGYTLDELMNDITGATPASFEPSIDYVVTKIPRFAFEKFPGSEPYLTTQMKSVGEVMAIGRTFAESLQKALRGLETGLTGLDEIAIENADDPEMGHAAVVRALGTPTPDRLRVIAQAFRAGLTCDEIQAACSYEPWFLRQIETIVKEEARIAAEGLPTDAAAFRRLKALGFSDARLAKLTHLTEKEVREQRRALGVRPVFKRIDTCAGEFRADTPYMYSTYETGALGQIPDCESEPSDRKKAIILGGGPNRIGQGIEFDYCCCHAAFALDEIGVESIMVNCNPETVSTDYDTSDRLYFEPLTAEDVLELIDVERARGELLGVIVQFGGQTPLKLAQPLEDAGIPILGTSPDAIDLAEDRERFQQLLHKLKIAQPVNAIARSREEAFAAVHKVGYPVVIRPSYVLGGRAMEIVRDDEQLERYITTAVQVSGDSPVLIDQYLSRATEVDVDALCDDAGQVFVAGVMEHIEEAGVHSGDSACSLPPYSLKAETIAELKRQTEAMARALSVRGLMNVQFAIEDAQGPEPRIYVLEVNPRASRTVPFVAKTIGRPLAAIAAKVMAGKKLADFDLAVKDYDHVAVKEAVFPFARFAGVDTVLGPEMRSTGEVMGLDWVRPGEDAGPAFARAFAKSQLGGGTVLPKTGCVFVSVKDSDKPWIVEPVKIMLAQGFRVLATSGTSSFLAEQGLAVELVKKVLEGRPHIVDAMKNGEVQLVFNTTEGKQSLLDSFEIRRTALMGKIPYFTTAAGALAAARAIAATAEAPLEVRPLQSYA encoded by the coding sequence ATGCCCAAACGCACCGACATCTCCTCGATCCTGATCATCGGCGCGGGGCCGATCGTCATCGGCCAGGCCTGCGAGTTCGACTACTCGGGGGTCCAGGCCTGCAAGGCGCTGCGCGCCGAGGGCTACCGGATCGTGCTGGTGAACTCGAACCCGGCGACGATCATGACCGATCCGGAGATCGCCGACGCCACCTACATCGAGCCGATCACCCCCGAGATGGTCGAGAAGATCATCGCCAAGGAGCGCCCCGACGCCCTCCTGCCGACCATGGGCGGCCAGACGGCGCTGAACACGGCCCTGGCGCTGGAGCGCACCGGCGTTCTGGCCAAGTACGGCGTCGAGATGATCGGCGCCCGCGCCGACGTGATCGACAAGGCCGAGGACCGGCAGAAATTCCGCGACGCCATGGACGCCATCGGCCTGGAGAGCCCCCGCAGCCAGGTGGCGCACACGCTGGAAGAGGCCATGGCGGGCCTGGAGCAGGTGGGCCTGCCGGCCATCATCCGGCCGTCGTTCACCCTGGCCGGGACCGGCGGCGGCATCGCCTACAACGTCGAGGAGTTCAAGGAGATCGTCGAGCGCGGCCTCGACCTGTCGCCGACCACCGAGGTGCTCATCGAGGAGAGCGTCCTGGGCTGGAAGGAGTACGAGATGGAGGTGGTCCGCGACCGGGCGGACAACTGCATCATCGTCTGTTCCATCGAGAACGTGGACCCGATGGGCGTGCACACGGGCGATTCCATCACCGTGGCCCCGGCGCTGACGCTCGCCGACAAGGAATACCAGCGCATGCGCGCTGCCTCGATCGCCGTGCTGCGCGAGATCGGCGTCGAGACCGGCGGCTCGAACGTGCAGTTCGCCGTCAATCCGGCCGACGGTCGGATGGTGGTGATCGAGATGAACCCGCGGGTGTCGCGGTCCTCGGCCCTCGCCTCCAAGGCCACCGGCTTCCCGATCGCCAAGGTCGCCGCCCGCCTGGCCGTCGGCTACACCCTGGACGAGCTGATGAACGACATCACCGGGGCGACCCCGGCCTCGTTCGAGCCCAGCATCGACTACGTCGTCACCAAGATCCCGCGCTTCGCCTTCGAGAAGTTCCCGGGGTCCGAGCCCTACCTGACCACCCAGATGAAGTCGGTCGGCGAGGTCATGGCCATCGGCCGCACCTTCGCCGAGAGCCTGCAGAAGGCCCTGCGCGGCCTCGAGACCGGCCTGACCGGCCTCGACGAGATCGCCATCGAGAACGCCGACGACCCCGAGATGGGCCACGCGGCCGTCGTGCGCGCCCTCGGCACGCCGACGCCCGACCGCCTGCGGGTGATCGCCCAGGCCTTCCGCGCCGGCCTCACCTGCGACGAAATCCAGGCGGCGTGCAGCTACGAGCCGTGGTTCCTGCGCCAGATCGAGACCATCGTGAAGGAGGAGGCCCGCATCGCCGCCGAAGGGCTGCCGACCGACGCGGCCGCCTTCCGCCGCCTGAAGGCCCTAGGCTTCTCGGACGCCCGGCTCGCGAAGCTGACGCACCTGACCGAGAAGGAGGTCCGCGAGCAGCGCCGCGCGCTCGGCGTGCGGCCGGTGTTCAAGCGCATCGACACCTGCGCCGGCGAGTTCCGGGCCGATACACCGTACATGTACTCGACCTACGAGACCGGCGCGCTGGGCCAGATCCCCGACTGCGAGAGCGAGCCGTCGGACCGCAAGAAGGCGATCATCCTCGGCGGCGGGCCGAACCGGATCGGCCAGGGCATCGAGTTCGACTACTGCTGCTGCCATGCGGCCTTCGCGCTGGACGAGATCGGCGTGGAGTCGATCATGGTCAACTGCAACCCCGAGACCGTCTCCACCGACTACGACACCTCGGACCGGCTCTATTTCGAGCCGCTGACCGCCGAGGACGTGCTGGAGCTGATCGACGTCGAGCGTGCGCGCGGCGAGCTGCTGGGCGTCATCGTCCAGTTCGGCGGCCAGACGCCGCTGAAGCTGGCCCAGCCGCTGGAGGACGCCGGCATCCCGATCCTGGGCACCAGCCCCGACGCCATCGACCTGGCCGAGGACCGCGAGCGCTTCCAGCAGCTGCTGCACAAGCTGAAGATCGCCCAGCCGGTGAACGCCATCGCCCGCAGCCGCGAGGAGGCCTTCGCCGCCGTCCACAAGGTGGGCTACCCCGTGGTGATCCGTCCGTCCTACGTGCTCGGCGGCCGGGCCATGGAGATCGTCCGCGACGACGAGCAGCTCGAGCGCTACATCACCACCGCCGTGCAGGTCTCGGGCGACAGCCCGGTGCTGATCGACCAGTACCTGTCGCGGGCCACCGAGGTGGACGTGGACGCCCTCTGCGACGACGCCGGTCAGGTGTTCGTCGCCGGCGTGATGGAGCACATCGAGGAGGCTGGGGTGCATTCGGGCGACTCCGCCTGCTCCCTGCCGCCCTACTCGCTGAAGGCCGAGACCATCGCCGAGCTGAAGCGCCAGACCGAGGCCATGGCGCGGGCGCTGAGCGTGCGCGGCCTGATGAACGTGCAGTTCGCCATCGAGGACGCCCAGGGCCCCGAGCCGCGGATCTACGTCCTGGAGGTGAACCCGCGCGCCAGCCGCACCGTGCCCTTCGTGGCCAAGACCATCGGCCGGCCGCTGGCGGCCATCGCCGCCAAGGTGATGGCCGGCAAGAAGCTGGCCGACTTCGACCTCGCCGTGAAGGACTACGACCACGTGGCGGTGAAGGAGGCGGTGTTCCCGTTCGCCCGCTTCGCCGGCGTCGACACGGTGCTCGGCCCGGAGATGCGCTCGACGGGCGAGGTCATGGGCCTGGACTGGGTGCGCCCGGGCGAGGACGCCGGTCCCGCCTTCGCCCGCGCCTTCGCCAAGAGCCAGCTGGGCGGCGGCACGGTGCTGCCGAAGACCGGCTGCGTCTTCGTCTCGGTGAAGGACTCCGACAAGCCGTGGATCGTCGAGCCGGTGAAGATCATGCTGGCTCAGGGCTTCCGCGTCCTCGCCACCTCCGGCACCTCGTCCTTCCTCGCCGAGCAGGGTCTGGCGGTGGAGCTGGTCAAGAAGGTCCTGGAGGGCCGGCCGCACATCGTGGACGCCATGAAGAACGGCGAGGTGCAGCTCGTCTTCAACACCACCGAGGGCAAGCAGTCGCTGCTGGATTCCTTCGAGATCCGGCGTACGGCGCTGATGGGCAAGATCCCCTACTTCACGACCGCGGCCGGCGCCCTGGCGGCGGCCCGGGCGATCGCGGCCACCGCCGAGGCGCCGCTCGAGGTCCGGCCCCTGCAGAGCTACGCCTGA
- a CDS encoding GNAT family N-acetyltransferase, translated as MEVEIRACEPEDAAALSLVGQATFLETYAHFMPRADMLHHCANEHAAARYAGWLGKPGYGFWLAEAAGGGAPVGYIMLSPPDLPIPTGPDDVELKRIYLLHRLQGTGVGARLMGTAIEQARLMGARRLLLGVHGGNERAIAFYARHGFERAGVRTFQVGSSAYDDLVLARAV; from the coding sequence ATGGAAGTGGAGATCAGGGCCTGCGAGCCCGAGGACGCGGCGGCGCTGTCGCTGGTGGGACAGGCGACCTTCCTCGAGACCTACGCCCACTTCATGCCGCGCGCCGACATGCTGCACCACTGCGCGAACGAGCATGCGGCCGCCCGCTACGCCGGATGGCTGGGCAAACCGGGCTATGGGTTCTGGCTCGCCGAGGCGGCCGGCGGCGGCGCGCCTGTCGGCTACATCATGCTCTCGCCGCCGGATCTACCGATCCCCACGGGGCCGGACGACGTGGAGCTGAAGCGCATCTACCTGCTCCACCGGCTGCAGGGGACGGGCGTGGGCGCCCGGTTGATGGGAACCGCGATCGAGCAGGCCAGGTTGATGGGCGCCCGCCGGCTGCTGCTGGGGGTGCACGGCGGGAACGAGCGCGCAATCGCCTTCTACGCCCGCCACGGCTTCGAAAGGGCGGGCGTGCGGACATTCCAGGTCGGCTCCAGCGCCTACGACGACCTAGTCCTGGCGCGGGCCGTCTAG
- a CDS encoding glucose 1-dehydrogenase: MSGRVEGKIALVTGGASGIGRGCAERLAQEGASVVVTDIQDHLGEEVVRSLGGAAVYLRHDVTDEDAWISVIGEVKSRFGRLDVLVNNAGIGLGCPVTDMTLADWRKQTAVNLDGVFLGVKHALPLMRAGGGGSIVNISSVAGLSGAPNLAGYCATKGGVRLFTKAVALECAALKDGVRCNSVHPGVIETPIWTTVVGGQPGVNEPPDLDAMTAMFVPMGVKGFPKDIAEGVLWLASDDSRYVTGSELVIDGGITAR; encoded by the coding sequence ATGAGCGGACGGGTGGAAGGCAAGATCGCCCTGGTCACGGGCGGGGCGAGCGGCATCGGCCGCGGCTGCGCCGAGCGGCTGGCGCAGGAGGGGGCGAGCGTCGTCGTCACCGACATCCAGGACCACCTGGGCGAGGAGGTCGTGCGCAGCCTGGGCGGCGCCGCCGTCTACCTGCGCCATGACGTCACGGACGAGGACGCCTGGATTTCCGTGATCGGAGAGGTGAAGTCCCGCTTCGGCCGCCTCGACGTGCTGGTGAACAACGCCGGCATCGGCCTCGGCTGCCCGGTCACGGACATGACGCTGGCCGACTGGCGCAAGCAGACCGCGGTGAACCTCGACGGGGTGTTCCTGGGCGTGAAGCACGCCCTGCCGCTGATGCGGGCCGGCGGCGGGGGCAGCATCGTGAACATCTCCTCCGTGGCGGGTCTGTCGGGCGCGCCGAACCTGGCCGGCTACTGCGCCACCAAGGGCGGGGTGCGGCTGTTCACCAAGGCCGTGGCCCTGGAGTGCGCCGCCCTGAAGGACGGGGTCCGCTGCAACTCGGTGCACCCGGGCGTCATCGAGACCCCGATCTGGACCACCGTGGTCGGCGGCCAGCCGGGGGTGAACGAGCCGCCGGACCTCGACGCCATGACCGCCATGTTCGTGCCCATGGGCGTGAAGGGCTTCCCGAAGGACATCGCCGAGGGCGTCCTGTGGCTGGCCTCGGACGACAGCCGCTACGTCACCGGCTCCGAACTGGTCATCGACGGCGGGATCACGGCGCGCTAA
- a CDS encoding AAA family ATPase: MSATLHAIFGPSGAGKTTYAHAFARRERAVAFILDEWMARLFAPDMPEPLEYEWMIQRVQRCEAQIWSTAAAVLATGTSVILDMGLMRKTDRDRVREIAEGAGLPLQFHYVTASPEVRRARVAERNVVRGENFAIEVTPDMFEFVEGIFEIPDASELQGAIVSESA; the protein is encoded by the coding sequence ATGTCCGCCACGCTGCACGCGATCTTCGGCCCTTCGGGCGCCGGCAAGACCACCTACGCCCACGCCTTCGCCCGCCGGGAGCGGGCGGTGGCGTTCATCCTCGACGAATGGATGGCGCGCCTCTTCGCCCCCGACATGCCGGAACCGCTGGAATACGAGTGGATGATCCAGCGGGTGCAGCGCTGCGAGGCGCAGATCTGGTCCACGGCCGCCGCCGTCCTGGCGACGGGGACCTCGGTGATCCTGGACATGGGCCTGATGCGCAAGACCGACCGCGACCGGGTGCGTGAGATCGCCGAGGGCGCGGGCCTGCCGCTGCAGTTCCACTACGTGACCGCCTCCCCCGAGGTCCGCCGCGCGCGCGTCGCCGAGCGGAACGTCGTGCGCGGCGAGAACTTCGCCATCGAGGTGACGCCGGACATGTTCGAGTTCGTCGAGGGGATCTTCGAGATCCCCGACGCGTCGGAACTGCAGGGCGCGATCGTCAGCGAGAGCGCCTGA
- a CDS encoding glutathione S-transferase family protein, with amino-acid sequence MAAKRGVTLYHSPASRAFTAYWLLEEIGVPFEVKTIDIRKGEQKSREYLRLNPAGKVPTLTDGEVVVSENPAIAIYLADRYSYGKLAPKIEDPDRGAYLKWMVYSTAVVDPVALLHGQDIEVSGFQAGFGAFDDMVEVLSSVLMERKYLLGERFSAADVVLGATVSFLLHRKVLPEHAALVDYNARLTAREAYHRAADATWPPQLFPQLA; translated from the coding sequence ATGGCCGCCAAGCGCGGGGTCACCCTCTACCACTCGCCCGCCAGCCGGGCCTTCACCGCCTACTGGCTGCTGGAGGAGATCGGCGTCCCCTTCGAGGTGAAGACGATCGACATCCGCAAGGGCGAGCAGAAGTCGCGCGAATACCTGCGGCTCAATCCCGCCGGCAAGGTGCCGACCCTGACCGACGGCGAGGTGGTGGTCAGCGAGAACCCCGCCATCGCCATCTACCTGGCGGACCGGTACAGCTACGGGAAGCTGGCGCCCAAGATCGAGGACCCCGACCGCGGCGCCTACCTGAAGTGGATGGTCTATTCGACCGCCGTGGTGGACCCCGTGGCCCTCCTGCACGGCCAGGATATCGAGGTCTCGGGCTTCCAGGCCGGGTTCGGCGCCTTCGACGACATGGTCGAGGTGCTGTCCTCGGTGCTGATGGAGCGCAAGTACCTGCTGGGCGAGCGGTTCAGCGCCGCCGACGTGGTCCTGGGGGCGACGGTCTCGTTCCTGCTCCACCGCAAGGTGCTGCCCGAGCACGCCGCGCTCGTGGACTACAACGCCCGCCTGACGGCGCGCGAGGCCTATCACCGGGCCGCCGACGCCACCTGGCCGCCGCAGCTCTTCCCGCAGCTCGCCTAG
- the greA gene encoding transcription elongation factor GreA produces the protein MEKVPMTAEGYKALDEELKRLKTVERPAVIAAIAEARSHGDLSENAEYHAAKERQGWIEGQIAEIEDKMARAQVIDVSKLSGEQVKFGATVSLIDEDTEEEARYQIVGEHEADVKAGRVSVTSPIARAIIGKETGDVVEVNTPGGVKAYEITKVEWV, from the coding sequence ATGGAAAAAGTCCCGATGACCGCCGAGGGCTACAAGGCCCTCGACGAAGAGCTGAAGCGTTTGAAGACGGTGGAGCGGCCGGCTGTGATCGCCGCTATCGCCGAGGCGCGCTCGCACGGCGATCTCTCGGAGAACGCGGAGTATCACGCCGCCAAGGAGCGCCAGGGCTGGATCGAAGGCCAGATCGCCGAGATCGAGGACAAGATGGCCCGCGCCCAGGTGATCGACGTGTCCAAGCTGTCGGGCGAACAGGTCAAGTTCGGCGCCACGGTCTCGCTCATCGACGAGGACACCGAGGAAGAGGCCCGCTACCAGATCGTCGGCGAGCACGAGGCCGACGTGAAGGCCGGCCGCGTCTCGGTCACCTCGCCCATCGCCCGCGCCATCATCGGCAAGGAGACCGGCGACGTCGTGGAGGTGAACACCCCCGGCGGCGTGAAGGCCTACGAGATCACCAAGGTGGAGTGGGTCTGA
- a CDS encoding mitochondrial fission ELM1 family protein, with protein MATASPPPLTIWAVSDGRAGIEAQALGLAEAVARRRPATVVRKHVRWKWGLGRLPARLIPIAALDGDILPPWPDIWIATGRATLPLSRRMRAWSGGRTFVVQTQDPRGDLAAFDMVVPPEHDERQGPNVFPILGAPNRLTPQKLADELGAFRAAIDPLPHPRIAVIVGGKSRAHDLPPDRAGALARDIADAVEASGGSLLLSFTRRTPAEARKILAEALKGLPGIIWDDRPPNPYFAFLAAADAVLVTEDSTNLATDAAATGKPVHVLAMAGGSGKFARFHAALRARGIARPFQGRIETWSYPPLAETDRAAAELLARYDARRISA; from the coding sequence ATGGCGACGGCGAGCCCGCCTCCCCTGACCATCTGGGCCGTCTCGGACGGCCGGGCGGGCATCGAGGCCCAGGCCCTGGGCCTCGCCGAGGCGGTGGCCCGCCGGCGGCCCGCCACGGTGGTGCGCAAGCACGTCCGCTGGAAATGGGGCCTCGGGCGGCTGCCGGCCCGGCTCATTCCGATCGCCGCCCTGGACGGCGACATCCTTCCGCCCTGGCCCGACATCTGGATCGCCACCGGCCGGGCCACCCTGCCCCTCTCGCGCCGGATGCGCGCCTGGAGCGGGGGCCGGACCTTCGTGGTCCAGACCCAGGACCCGCGCGGGGACCTTGCGGCCTTCGACATGGTCGTCCCGCCCGAGCACGACGAACGCCAGGGCCCGAACGTCTTCCCGATCCTCGGCGCGCCCAATCGGCTGACGCCGCAGAAGCTGGCCGACGAGCTCGGGGCCTTCCGCGCGGCCATCGATCCCCTGCCCCATCCGCGCATCGCCGTGATCGTCGGCGGCAAGTCGCGGGCCCATGACCTGCCGCCCGACCGGGCCGGGGCCCTCGCCCGCGACATCGCCGACGCAGTCGAGGCGAGCGGCGGCTCGCTCCTCCTCTCGTTCACGCGCCGGACGCCCGCCGAGGCGCGGAAGATCCTGGCCGAGGCGCTGAAAGGGCTGCCGGGGATCATCTGGGACGACCGGCCGCCCAATCCCTATTTCGCCTTCCTGGCGGCGGCCGACGCCGTCCTCGTCACCGAGGACTCCACCAACCTGGCCACGGACGCGGCGGCCACGGGCAAGCCGGTCCATGTGCTGGCCATGGCGGGCGGCAGCGGCAAGTTCGCCCGCTTCCACGCCGCCCTGCGCGCCCGCGGGATCGCCCGGCCGTTCCAGGGCCGGATCGAGACCTGGAGCTATCCGCCGCTCGCCGAGACCGACCGGGCGGCGGCCGAACTGCTCGCCCGTTACGACGCGCGCCGCATTTCCGCCTGA